A stretch of the Staphylococcus sp. NRL 16/872 genome encodes the following:
- the glnA gene encoding type I glutamate--ammonia ligase, translating to MPKRTFSKDDIRKFAKEENVRYLRLQFTDILGTIKNVEVPVSQLEKVLDNEMMFDGSSIEGFVRIEESDMYLCPDLDTWVIFPWTAGQGKVARLICDVYTTDGEPFAGDPRNNLKRVLKEMEDMGYTDFNLGPEPEFFLFKLDEKGEPTLELNDNGGYFDLAPTDLGENCRRDIVLELEDMGFDIEASHHEVAPGQHEIDFKYADAITACDNIQTFKLVVKTIARKHNLHATFMPKPLFGVNGSGMHFNVSLFKGKENAFYDPNGEMQLTDDAYHFTAGILNNARGFTAVCNPLVNSYKRLVPGYEAPCYIAWSGKNRSPLVRVPSSRGLSTRIEVRSVDPAANPYMALATILQAGLDGIKNKTKVPEPVNQNIYEMNREEREAVGIQDLPSTLYTALKAMRENDTVKKALGNHIYNQFINSKSIEWDYYRTQVSEWERDQYMKQY from the coding sequence ATGCCAAAACGTACATTTAGTAAAGACGATATTCGTAAATTTGCAAAAGAAGAAAACGTTAGATACTTAAGATTACAATTCACTGATATCTTAGGTACAATCAAAAATGTTGAAGTACCAGTAAGCCAATTAGAAAAAGTTTTAGACAATGAAATGATGTTTGATGGATCATCAATCGAAGGTTTCGTACGTATCGAAGAATCAGATATGTATCTATGCCCAGACTTAGATACTTGGGTTATCTTCCCTTGGACTGCTGGTCAAGGTAAAGTAGCACGTTTAATCTGTGATGTTTACACAACTGATGGCGAACCATTTGCTGGTGACCCACGTAATAACTTAAAACGTGTGTTAAAAGAAATGGAAGATATGGGCTATACAGATTTCAACTTAGGGCCTGAACCAGAATTCTTCTTATTCAAATTAGACGAAAAAGGTGAACCAACATTAGAACTAAATGATAATGGTGGTTACTTCGACTTAGCACCAACAGACTTAGGTGAAAATTGCCGCCGTGACATCGTATTAGAACTTGAAGATATGGGCTTCGATATCGAAGCAAGTCACCATGAAGTAGCACCTGGTCAACATGAAATTGATTTCAAATATGCAGATGCTATCACAGCTTGTGATAACATCCAAACATTCAAGTTAGTTGTTAAAACAATTGCGCGTAAACATAACTTACATGCAACATTCATGCCTAAACCATTATTTGGTGTTAACGGAAGCGGAATGCACTTCAACGTTTCATTGTTTAAAGGAAAAGAAAATGCATTCTACGATCCAAATGGTGAAATGCAATTAACTGATGATGCATATCACTTCACTGCAGGTATTTTAAATAACGCCCGTGGATTTACAGCTGTATGTAACCCATTAGTTAACTCTTACAAACGTTTAGTACCAGGTTACGAAGCACCATGTTATATCGCATGGAGTGGTAAAAACCGCTCACCATTAGTACGTGTACCATCTTCAAGAGGTTTATCAACTCGTATTGAAGTACGTTCAGTTGACCCAGCTGCCAACCCTTACATGGCATTAGCAACTATTTTACAAGCAGGATTAGATGGTATTAAAAACAAAACTAAAGTACCAGAGCCAGTTAACCAAAATATCTATGAAATGAACCGTGAAGAACGCGAAGCTGTTGGTATCCAAGATCTTCCATCAACTTTATACACAGCGTTAAAAGCTATGCGTGAAAACGATACAGTTAAAAAAGCGTTAGGTAACCATATCTACAATCAATTCATTAACTCTAAATCAATTGAATGGGACTACTATCGCACTCAAGTGTCTGAATGGGAACGCGATCAATACATGAAACAATATTAA
- a CDS encoding low specificity L-threonine aldolase: MISFENDYLEGAHEKVLQRLLDTNLIQASGYGDDQFSKKAAEQIKATIKCPEATVRFLVGGTQTNQVVINSVLESYEGVISADTGHVAVHEGGAIEFSGHKVLAIPSHEGKITPKEVNAYLDTFYSDFKREHMVFPGMVYISHPTEYGTLYSKEELKNLATVCKEHKVPLFMDGARLGYGLMSDQSDLTIEDIAKYCDIFYIGGTKIGALCGEAIVFTNHNEPKHFTTRIKQHGALLAKGRLVGVQFLELFTNNLYFDISRHAINMANKMKKGFIDKGYQVYFDSPTNQQFFILSENKIKELQKKVKFAVWEKYDDNHRVVRFATSWATTEKNVDKLLELI, encoded by the coding sequence ATGATTTCTTTTGAAAATGACTATCTAGAAGGCGCACATGAAAAAGTGTTACAAAGACTACTCGATACCAATTTAATACAAGCAAGTGGTTATGGGGATGATCAATTTTCCAAAAAAGCAGCTGAACAAATCAAAGCTACTATTAAATGCCCTGAAGCAACAGTACGCTTCTTAGTAGGCGGTACACAAACAAATCAAGTTGTAATTAATTCCGTTTTAGAATCGTATGAAGGCGTCATTTCAGCTGATACAGGACATGTTGCAGTGCATGAAGGTGGCGCAATTGAATTTAGCGGCCATAAAGTATTAGCTATTCCTTCTCATGAAGGTAAAATCACGCCTAAAGAAGTTAACGCTTATTTAGATACATTTTATAGTGACTTTAAACGTGAACATATGGTATTTCCTGGTATGGTATATATTTCTCACCCAACTGAATATGGAACGCTATATAGTAAAGAAGAATTAAAAAACCTAGCTACTGTTTGTAAGGAACATAAAGTGCCACTGTTCATGGATGGTGCTAGATTAGGTTATGGATTGATGAGCGATCAAAGTGATTTAACTATTGAAGATATTGCGAAGTATTGCGATATTTTTTATATCGGTGGTACAAAAATTGGTGCCCTATGTGGAGAAGCGATCGTTTTTACAAATCATAACGAACCGAAACATTTTACTACACGGATTAAACAACATGGCGCTTTATTAGCTAAAGGTCGTTTAGTCGGTGTACAATTCTTAGAATTATTTACTAATAATTTATACTTTGACATTAGCCGTCATGCGATTAACATGGCTAACAAGATGAAAAAAGGATTTATTGACAAAGGCTATCAAGTGTATTTCGACTCACCAACAAACCAGCAATTCTTTATATTAAGTGAAAATAAGATTAAAGAATTACAGAAAAAAGTAAAATTCGCAGTGTGGGAAAAATATGATGACAACCATCGTGTTGTTAGATTTGCGACCAGTTGGGCGACTACTGAGAAAAATGTAGATAAGTTACTAGAGTTAATTTAA
- a CDS encoding MerR family transcriptional regulator produces MMSNDRIRRNMAVFSMSVVCKLTDLTARQIRYYETHELVKPERTEGNKRLFSLNDLERLLEIKSLIEKGFNLKGIKQIITGNQGHLSPDEQETRKRMIVDATQKPPGEALPINRGDLSRFIN; encoded by the coding sequence TTGATGTCTAACGATAGAATAAGACGGAATATGGCCGTGTTCTCTATGAGTGTTGTTTGTAAATTAACTGACCTCACTGCGAGACAAATCCGCTACTATGAAACACATGAACTTGTAAAGCCTGAACGTACGGAAGGAAACAAGCGATTGTTTTCTTTAAATGATTTGGAAAGACTTTTAGAAATCAAATCTTTAATTGAAAAAGGATTTAACCTAAAGGGTATTAAACAAATTATTACCGGTAACCAAGGGCATTTGTCACCCGATGAACAAGAGACTAGAAAGAGAATGATTGTAGACGCAACGCAAAAACCACCCGGTGAAGCTTTGCCAATAAATCGTGGCGATTTATCCCGATTTATTAATTAA